In Zea mays cultivar B73 chromosome 7, Zm-B73-REFERENCE-NAM-5.0, whole genome shotgun sequence, the following proteins share a genomic window:
- the LOC103632099 gene encoding uncharacterized protein: protein MSDKETQSKQQQQSKLQQNKQKTVLLYSTRKRKQGQVVVVGNLISRDTNHEIGGTVLGDGYYAVAVHYLNNVEDERLPRPHGDLKTLEDAVGMCVAWTRTHLKRVKPTTEKRT, encoded by the exons ATGTCTGATAAG GAAACTCAAAGCAAGCAACAACAACAAAGCAAATTGCAACAG AATAAACAGAAGACTGTCTTGTTGTACTCAACAAGGAAAAGAAAACAAGGCCAAGTTGTTGTTGTTGGTAATCTTATATCTAGAGATACTAATCATGAAATTGGAGGAACTGTACTTGGGGATGGATATTATGCTGTTGCGGTTCATTATCTTAACAATGTTGAAGATGAAAGATTACCTCGACCACACGGAGATCTTAAAactttggaggatgctgtgggcaTGTGTGTTGCTTGGACTCGCACACAT CTTAAAAGAGTGAAGCCAACTACTGAGAAGCGCACTTGA